In one Rattus rattus isolate New Zealand chromosome 16, Rrattus_CSIRO_v1, whole genome shotgun sequence genomic region, the following are encoded:
- the Ulk1 gene encoding serine/threonine-protein kinase ULK1 isoform X2, producing METGRGGVETVGKFEFSRKDLIGHGAFAVVFKGRHREKHDLEVAVKCINKKNLAKSQTLLGKEIKILKELKHENIVALYDFQEMANSVYLVMEYCNGGDLADYLHTMRTLSEDTVRLFLQQIAGAMQLLHSKGIIHRDLKPQNILLSNPGGRRANPSNIRVKIADFGFARYLQSNMMAATLCGSPMYMAPEVIMSQHYDGKADLWSIGTIVYQCLTGKAPFQASSPQDLRLFYEKNKTLVPAIPRETSAPLRQLLLALLQRNHKDRMDFDEFFHHPFLDASTPIKKSPPVPVPSYPSSGSGSSSSSSSASHLASPPSLGEMPQLQKTLTSPADAAGFLQGSRDSGGSSKDSCDTDDFVMVPAQFPGDLVPEAASAKPPPDSLLCSGSSLVASAGLESHGRTPSPSPTCSSSPSPSGRPGPFSSNRYGASVPIPVPTQVHNYQRIEQNLQSPTQQQTARSSAIRRSGSTSPLGFGRASPSPPSHTDGAMLARKLSLGGGRPYTPSPQVGTIPERPSWSRVPSPQGADVRAGRSPRPGSSVPEHSPRTTGLGCRLHSAPNLSDFHVVRPKLPKPPTDPLGATFSPPQTSAPQPCPGLQSCRPLRGSPKLPDFLQRSPLPPILGSPTKAGPSFDFPKAPSSQSLLTLLARQGVVMTPPRNRTLPDLSEAGPFQGQQLGSGLRPAEDTRGPFGRSFSTSRLTDLLLKAAFGTQASDSGSTDSLQEKPMEIAPSAGFGGTLHPGARAGGASSPAPVVFTVGSPPSGTTPPQSTRTRMFSVGSSSSLGSTGSSSARHLVPGACAEAPELSAPGHCCSLADPLAANLEGAVTFEAPDLPEETLMEQEHTETLHSLRFTLAFAQQVLEIAALKGSASEAAGGPEYQLQESVVADQISQLSREWGFAEQLVLYLKVAELLSSGLQTAIDQIRAGKLCLSSTVKQVVRRLNELYKASVVSCQGLSLRLQRFFLDKQRLLDGIHGVTAERLILSHAVQMVQSAALDEMFQHRESCVPRYHKALLLLEGLQHTLTDQADIENIAKCKLCIERRLSALLSGVYA from the exons GAGATGGCCAATTCTGTCTACCTGGTCATGGAG TATTGTAATGGTGGAGACCTGGCTGACTACCTGCACA CTATGCGCACACTGAGTGAAGACACTGTCAGGCTGTTCCTACAACAGATTGCTGGTGCCATGCAGCTGTTACACAGCAAGGGCATCATTCACCGTGATTTGAAGCCCCAGAATATTCTGCTGTCCAATCCCGGGGGTCGACGTGCCAACCCCAGCAACATCCGAGTCAAGATTG CTGACTTTGGATTTGCCCGGTACCTCCAGAGCAACATGATGGCGGCCACGCTCTGTGGCTCTCCTATGtacatg GCCCCTGAGGTCATCATGTCCCAGCACTACGATGGGAAGGCTGACCTATGGAGCATTGGCACCATTGTCTACCAGTGTCTGACAGGGAAGGCCCCTTTTCAG GCCAGCAGCCCTCAGGATTTGCGCCTGTTTTATGAGAAGAACAAGACACTAGTTCCTGC catcccaCGGGAGACATCAGCTCCCCTGCGGCAGTTGCTCCTGGCTCTGTTGCAGCGTAACCACAAGGACCGCATGGACTTTG ATGAATTTTTCCACCACCCTTTCTTAGATGCCAGCACCCCCATCAAGAAAT CCCCACCTGTGCCTGTGCCCTCATATCCAAGCTCAGGGTCTGGCAGCAGCTCCAGCAGCAGCTCTGCCTCCCACTTGGCATCTCCCCCG TCCCTGGGGGAGATGCCGCAACTGCAGAAGACCCTTACCTCCCCAGCTGATGCTGCTGGCTTTCTGCAGGGGTCCCGGGACTCTGGTGGCAGCAGCAAAGACTCCTGTGACACAGATGACTTTGTTATGGTCCCAGCCCAGTTTCCAG GTGATCTAGTCCCTGAGGCAGCCAGTGCCAAGCCCCCACCTGACAGTCTGCTGTGTAGTGG GAGCTCACTGGTGGCCTCTGCTGGCCTAGAGAGCCATGGCCgcaccccatctccctctccgACCTGCAGCAGCTCTCCCAGCCCCTCTGG CCGGCCTGGTCCCTTCTCCAGCAACAGGTACGGTGCCTCGGTCCCCATTCCTGTCCCCACTCAGGTGCACAACTACCAGCGCATCGAGCAGAACCTGCAGTCACCTACTCAACAGCAGACGGCCCG GTCTTCTGCCATCCGAAGGTCAGGTAGCACCAGCCCTCTGGGCTTTGGTCGGGCCAGCCCATCACCTCCCTCGCACACTGATGGAGCCATGCTGGCCAGGAAGCTGTCACTAGGAGGTGGCCGTCCCTACACACCCTCTCCCCAAG TGGGAACCATCCCCGAGCGGCCCAGCTGGAGCAGAGTGCCCTCCCCACAAGGAGCTGATGTGCGGGCTGGCAGGTCACCACGACCAG GCTCCTCTGTGCCTGAGCACTCTCCACGAACCACCGGGCTGGGCTGCCGCCTGCACAGTGCCCCCAACCTTTCGGACTTCCATGTTGTTCGTCCCAAGCTGCCTAAGCCTCCAACAGACCCACTGGGAGCTACCTTCAGCCCACCCCAGACCAGCGCACCCCAGCCATGCCCAGGGCTACAGTCTTGCCGGCCACTGCGTGGCTCACCTAAGCTGCCTGACTTCCTACAGCGGAGTCCCCTACCCCCCATCCTAGGCTCTCCTACTAAG GCTGGACCCTCGTTTGACTTCCCCAAAGCCCCCAGCTCTCAGAGTTTGCTGACCCTGTTGGCTAGGCAGGGTGTAGTAATGACACCACCTCGGAACCGTACACTGCCTGACCTCTCAGAGGCGGGTCCTTTCCAGGGCCAGCAGCTGGGCTCTGGCCTACGGCCTGCCGAAGACACAAGGGGCCCCTTTGGCCG GTCCTTCAGCACCAGCCGCCTTACGGACCTGCTGCTTAAGGCTGCATTTGGGACACAGGCCTCTGACTCAGGCAGCACTGACAGTCTACAGGAGAAACCTATGGAGATTG CTCCCTCTGCTGGCTTTGGAGGGACTCTGCATCCAGGAGCTCGTGctggaggggcaagcagcccagCACCTGTGGTATTTACTGTGGGCTCCCCACCCAGTggtaccaccccaccccagagTACCCGCACCAGAATGTTCTCAG TGGGCTCTTCCAGCTCCCTGGGCTCGACTGGCTCCTCCTCTGCCCGCCACTTAGTGCCTGGGGCTTGTGCAGAGGCCCCGGAGCTTTCTGCCCCAGGCCACTGCTGTAGCCTTGCTGACCCCCTTGCTGCCAACTTAGAGGGGGCTGTGACCTTCGAGGCTCCTGACCTCCCAGAGGAGACCCTCATGGAG CAAGAGCACACGGAGACCCTACACAGCCTGCGCTTCACACTAGCGTTTGCACAGCAAGTTCTGGAGATTGCAGCCCTGAAGGGCAGTGCCAGTGAGGCAGCCGGGGGCCCTGAGTACCAGCTTCAGGAAAGTGTGGTGGCTGACCAGATCAGTCAGTTGAGCCGAGAGTGGGG CTTTGCAGAGCAACTGGTTCTGTACTTGAAGGTGGCTGAGCTGCTCTCTTCAGGCTTACAGACTGCCATTGACCAGATTCGAGCTGGCAAGCTCTGCCTTTCGTCTACTGTGaagcagg TGGTACGCAGACTAAATGAGCTGTATAAGGCCAGCGTGGTATCCTGCCAGGGCCTCAGTCTGCGGCTTCAGCGCTTCTTTCTGGACAAGCAACGGCTGCTGGATGGGATCCATGGTGTCACTGCAGAGCGGCTTATCCTCAGCCATGCTGTGCAGATG GTACAATCAGCTGCACTCGATGAGATGTTCCAGCACCGAGAGAGCTGTGTACCTCGATATCACAAAGCCCTGCTGTTGTTGGAGGGGCTGCAGCACACTCTCACGGACCAGGCAGACATTGAGAACATTGCCAAAT gcaaGCTGTGCATTGAGAGGAGACTCTCGGCCCTGCTGAGTGGCGTCTATGCCTGA
- the Ulk1 gene encoding serine/threonine-protein kinase ULK1 isoform X1: protein METGRGGVETVGKFEFSRKDLIGHGAFAVVFKGRHREKHDLEVAVKCINKKNLAKSQTLLGKEIKILKELKHENIVALYDFQEMANSVYLVMEYCNGGDLADYLHTMRTLSEDTVRLFLQQIAGAMQLLHSKGIIHRDLKPQNILLSNPGGRRANPSNIRVKIADFGFARYLQSNMMAATLCGSPMYMAPEVIMSQHYDGKADLWSIGTIVYQCLTGKAPFQASSPQDLRLFYEKNKTLVPAIPRETSAPLRQLLLALLQRNHKDRMDFDEFFHHPFLDASTPIKKSPPVPVPSYPSSGSGSSSSSSSASHLASPPSLGEMPQLQKTLTSPADAAGFLQGSRDSGGSSKDSCDTDDFVMVPAQFPGDLVPEAASAKPPPDSLLCSGSSLVASAGLESHGRTPSPSPTCSSSPSPSGRPGPFSSNRYGASVPIPVPTQVHNYQRIEQNLQSPTQQQTARSSAIRRSGSTSPLGFGRASPSPPSHTDGAMLARKLSLGGGRPYTPSPQATLFLPVGTIPERPSWSRVPSPQGADVRAGRSPRPGSSVPEHSPRTTGLGCRLHSAPNLSDFHVVRPKLPKPPTDPLGATFSPPQTSAPQPCPGLQSCRPLRGSPKLPDFLQRSPLPPILGSPTKAGPSFDFPKAPSSQSLLTLLARQGVVMTPPRNRTLPDLSEAGPFQGQQLGSGLRPAEDTRGPFGRSFSTSRLTDLLLKAAFGTQASDSGSTDSLQEKPMEIAPSAGFGGTLHPGARAGGASSPAPVVFTVGSPPSGTTPPQSTRTRMFSVGSSSSLGSTGSSSARHLVPGACAEAPELSAPGHCCSLADPLAANLEGAVTFEAPDLPEETLMEQEHTETLHSLRFTLAFAQQVLEIAALKGSASEAAGGPEYQLQESVVADQISQLSREWGFAEQLVLYLKVAELLSSGLQTAIDQIRAGKLCLSSTVKQVVRRLNELYKASVVSCQGLSLRLQRFFLDKQRLLDGIHGVTAERLILSHAVQMVQSAALDEMFQHRESCVPRYHKALLLLEGLQHTLTDQADIENIAKCKLCIERRLSALLSGVYA from the exons GAGATGGCCAATTCTGTCTACCTGGTCATGGAG TATTGTAATGGTGGAGACCTGGCTGACTACCTGCACA CTATGCGCACACTGAGTGAAGACACTGTCAGGCTGTTCCTACAACAGATTGCTGGTGCCATGCAGCTGTTACACAGCAAGGGCATCATTCACCGTGATTTGAAGCCCCAGAATATTCTGCTGTCCAATCCCGGGGGTCGACGTGCCAACCCCAGCAACATCCGAGTCAAGATTG CTGACTTTGGATTTGCCCGGTACCTCCAGAGCAACATGATGGCGGCCACGCTCTGTGGCTCTCCTATGtacatg GCCCCTGAGGTCATCATGTCCCAGCACTACGATGGGAAGGCTGACCTATGGAGCATTGGCACCATTGTCTACCAGTGTCTGACAGGGAAGGCCCCTTTTCAG GCCAGCAGCCCTCAGGATTTGCGCCTGTTTTATGAGAAGAACAAGACACTAGTTCCTGC catcccaCGGGAGACATCAGCTCCCCTGCGGCAGTTGCTCCTGGCTCTGTTGCAGCGTAACCACAAGGACCGCATGGACTTTG ATGAATTTTTCCACCACCCTTTCTTAGATGCCAGCACCCCCATCAAGAAAT CCCCACCTGTGCCTGTGCCCTCATATCCAAGCTCAGGGTCTGGCAGCAGCTCCAGCAGCAGCTCTGCCTCCCACTTGGCATCTCCCCCG TCCCTGGGGGAGATGCCGCAACTGCAGAAGACCCTTACCTCCCCAGCTGATGCTGCTGGCTTTCTGCAGGGGTCCCGGGACTCTGGTGGCAGCAGCAAAGACTCCTGTGACACAGATGACTTTGTTATGGTCCCAGCCCAGTTTCCAG GTGATCTAGTCCCTGAGGCAGCCAGTGCCAAGCCCCCACCTGACAGTCTGCTGTGTAGTGG GAGCTCACTGGTGGCCTCTGCTGGCCTAGAGAGCCATGGCCgcaccccatctccctctccgACCTGCAGCAGCTCTCCCAGCCCCTCTGG CCGGCCTGGTCCCTTCTCCAGCAACAGGTACGGTGCCTCGGTCCCCATTCCTGTCCCCACTCAGGTGCACAACTACCAGCGCATCGAGCAGAACCTGCAGTCACCTACTCAACAGCAGACGGCCCG GTCTTCTGCCATCCGAAGGTCAGGTAGCACCAGCCCTCTGGGCTTTGGTCGGGCCAGCCCATCACCTCCCTCGCACACTGATGGAGCCATGCTGGCCAGGAAGCTGTCACTAGGAGGTGGCCGTCCCTACACACCCTCTCCCCAAG CCACCCTTTTCCTACCAGTGGGAACCATCCCCGAGCGGCCCAGCTGGAGCAGAGTGCCCTCCCCACAAGGAGCTGATGTGCGGGCTGGCAGGTCACCACGACCAG GCTCCTCTGTGCCTGAGCACTCTCCACGAACCACCGGGCTGGGCTGCCGCCTGCACAGTGCCCCCAACCTTTCGGACTTCCATGTTGTTCGTCCCAAGCTGCCTAAGCCTCCAACAGACCCACTGGGAGCTACCTTCAGCCCACCCCAGACCAGCGCACCCCAGCCATGCCCAGGGCTACAGTCTTGCCGGCCACTGCGTGGCTCACCTAAGCTGCCTGACTTCCTACAGCGGAGTCCCCTACCCCCCATCCTAGGCTCTCCTACTAAG GCTGGACCCTCGTTTGACTTCCCCAAAGCCCCCAGCTCTCAGAGTTTGCTGACCCTGTTGGCTAGGCAGGGTGTAGTAATGACACCACCTCGGAACCGTACACTGCCTGACCTCTCAGAGGCGGGTCCTTTCCAGGGCCAGCAGCTGGGCTCTGGCCTACGGCCTGCCGAAGACACAAGGGGCCCCTTTGGCCG GTCCTTCAGCACCAGCCGCCTTACGGACCTGCTGCTTAAGGCTGCATTTGGGACACAGGCCTCTGACTCAGGCAGCACTGACAGTCTACAGGAGAAACCTATGGAGATTG CTCCCTCTGCTGGCTTTGGAGGGACTCTGCATCCAGGAGCTCGTGctggaggggcaagcagcccagCACCTGTGGTATTTACTGTGGGCTCCCCACCCAGTggtaccaccccaccccagagTACCCGCACCAGAATGTTCTCAG TGGGCTCTTCCAGCTCCCTGGGCTCGACTGGCTCCTCCTCTGCCCGCCACTTAGTGCCTGGGGCTTGTGCAGAGGCCCCGGAGCTTTCTGCCCCAGGCCACTGCTGTAGCCTTGCTGACCCCCTTGCTGCCAACTTAGAGGGGGCTGTGACCTTCGAGGCTCCTGACCTCCCAGAGGAGACCCTCATGGAG CAAGAGCACACGGAGACCCTACACAGCCTGCGCTTCACACTAGCGTTTGCACAGCAAGTTCTGGAGATTGCAGCCCTGAAGGGCAGTGCCAGTGAGGCAGCCGGGGGCCCTGAGTACCAGCTTCAGGAAAGTGTGGTGGCTGACCAGATCAGTCAGTTGAGCCGAGAGTGGGG CTTTGCAGAGCAACTGGTTCTGTACTTGAAGGTGGCTGAGCTGCTCTCTTCAGGCTTACAGACTGCCATTGACCAGATTCGAGCTGGCAAGCTCTGCCTTTCGTCTACTGTGaagcagg TGGTACGCAGACTAAATGAGCTGTATAAGGCCAGCGTGGTATCCTGCCAGGGCCTCAGTCTGCGGCTTCAGCGCTTCTTTCTGGACAAGCAACGGCTGCTGGATGGGATCCATGGTGTCACTGCAGAGCGGCTTATCCTCAGCCATGCTGTGCAGATG GTACAATCAGCTGCACTCGATGAGATGTTCCAGCACCGAGAGAGCTGTGTACCTCGATATCACAAAGCCCTGCTGTTGTTGGAGGGGCTGCAGCACACTCTCACGGACCAGGCAGACATTGAGAACATTGCCAAAT gcaaGCTGTGCATTGAGAGGAGACTCTCGGCCCTGCTGAGTGGCGTCTATGCCTGA